AAGATCGCCGCGGAGCAGCGAAAGACCGTGTTCTACATGGGCGGGGACGCGGCGGTCATCGCCCGCGCACGGCCCGTGGTGGAACGGCAGGCGGCGAAGATCCAGCACGTAGGCGAACTCGGGAAGGGCAGCGCCATCAAGCTGGCCATGAACATGAACATCGCCCTGGTGATGGAAGCCTTGAGCGAAAGCCATCGCTTCGCTCTCTCCCAAGGCCTGACCGACGATATTTTTTTCGAAGCCTTGAGCGGGAACGTATCGCGCTCGGGCGTGAGCGATTTGAAGGAACCGAAATTGCGGAGCCGGGATTTCGCCGCGCAATTCTCCTTGAAGCATATGGATAAGGATCTTCGTTTGGCCGAAGCCGACGCGAAGGGTTTGCGATTGCCTTTGCTGCAAGCCTTACGGGAGTTTTACCGGGAGGGCATGGAGCGGGGGCTGGGCGATTCGGACTTCTCGGTCTTGGATAGCCTGCTCGGTCCCGGTTAAGGGCCAAAGTGACATTCAAGGGGGCATAAATGTCGGCAAGGAAGAAAATCGTTTTCTATGTGCATAACCCTGAATTCGCGAACGACAAGATCCTCGGGAAATTCCCTCTCGCAGGCAACCGCTTCGAAGCCCATCCCAGCTTCCTGACCGACCCGGCACGCGATTCGGTGGAGGCTGCCCTGCAAGTTCCCCAGACCACCGGTACCGTGACCGACCAATTGGGGGAAGAGGTGCACTGGAAAGTAATCAAGGAGTGATCCGTGTGCGCCAAGGAGATCTCTATCTCGCTATCTCGAATGGCTCGGCGATTCCCATCCCCGCCGCCGTTAATCCCAGTACATACCGTCCGCGCGCCAGACGATCGATGGGGACTTTAATCTCGCGGCCGGCCCAGGCCCACGATTCCATTTCCTTGCCGCCATCGATGGAATAAATCGACACGCGGGTTTTTTGATTTCCCAGCCGGGAAGGCGGGATGCAAAAAAGATAGGAAGAGGTCAGGCGCAGCGAAAGTTCGCCCCGGGACCGCGGCCGGATCTTAATCGAACTGGAATTTTCCGTGGCGGTAAGAATGGTGCCCCCGCCACCCACGGCGACGAG
This region of Fibrobacterota bacterium genomic DNA includes:
- a CDS encoding NAD(P)-dependent oxidoreductase, which produces MNVAVLGLGIIGAVWARNLQQDGLPVRVWNRTKKDFPGWCDTPEAAAAGSDLIIIVVSDPPAVQDVLRRILPALKAGQIVMQSSTISPTWTLEFAKQVKATGADFLEAPFTGSKIAAEQRKTVFYMGGDAAVIARARPVVERQAAKIQHVGELGKGSAIKLAMNMNIALVMEALSESHRFALSQGLTDDIFFEALSGNVSRSGVSDLKEPKLRSRDFAAQFSLKHMDKDLRLAEADAKGLRLPLLQALREFYREGMERGLGDSDFSVLDSLLGPG